TGTCTGTCTCGCAAGAAGTGCCAGGTTAAAGATCTCAAGGTCTCAAAACCCCATTCCACCCAAGTATTTGGGTTTAGTCATGACCTCCCAAGAAACCCAGGGCGGCTTGCTCCGGCCTTCTTTACAGCCCCACCAAAATTTCCTAATTATTGAGTTCAAATGTTCACAAAGGCCTCTGGGCAGTTTGAAATAGGACATCGAGTACACCGGTATTACCTGGGCCACTGCTTTGATAAGGACATCTTTGCCTCTAGCTGAGAGCAATTTGTCCATCCATCCTTTAACTTTCTCCCAAACTCGGTCACTCAGATATTTGAAAGTTCCCCTTTTGGACTATCCCACCTCGTGGGCATACCCAAATATTTATCTGACAAAGACTCATTAGGGACATGCAAGTGTCCTTTCACTGCAGCACGAACAATATGAGGACACCCCTTGCTAAAAAATATCGAAGATTTGTCTCTATTAATTCTCTGACCTTAGGCCAAGCAATAGGTATCTAGTAGGTTTGAAACTTCCTCTACTGCATTAACACTCGCCCTGAAAAACAGCAGACTATCATCCGTGAATAAAAGGTGATTCACTACCGGAGCTGATGGGGGCACCTTAATTCCACTAAGCTGGGATGACTGAATCTGTGATTTTAAGAGGTACAAAAGGCCCTCCGCCGCAATCAAGAAGAGATATGGAGAGATAGGATCTCCCTGTCGTATACCTCGTGTGGGTTTAAACTCTTCCAGTTTAGTGCCATTAAAGAGAACTGAGAAAGATACTGAGCTCACCAAATGCATAACAGTGGTGATCCAGGGATGAGCAAAACCCAGCTTCTCCATAATGGTCTTCAGATAACTCCACTCGACCCTGTCGTAAGCCTTCATCATGTCGAGTTTCAATGAGGCATAACTATTATTCTTTGACCTGCTCTTCTTCATAAAATGCAGGCACTCGTAAGTTGATATAATATTATCTGTGGTTAGCCTTCCTGGGACAAAAGCCGACTGCTCCTCATATATGATCTCGGGAAGAATCTGCTTCAGGCGATTTGCTAGAACCTTCGACGCAATCTTATAAAACACATTACATAAACTGATTGGTCGAAATTGAGTAAGGAGTGTAGGATTGGTCACCTTAGGAATCAGCACAATAATGGTGTTGTTGATGCATGCTGCACTATCCTCTCCCCGCACAATCCCTAGCACCCCCTTTGTTACTGTATGGCCGCAAACATCCCAATGATGTTGGAAAAAATGCGTCGGGAAACCGTCGGGCCCTGGGGCTTTTGTGGGAAACATTTGAAATAACGCCCTCTTGACTTCATCATCGCTATACGGAGCCATGAGCGTCACGTTCATCTCACTCTTGACTTTGGTCGGGACATGTTGAAGCACATCAGACACCCCCTGGACCCCTTCAGATGTATATAGAGTTTTGTAAAAATCCAGTGCTAGCGCCTGCATCTCAGTCAGATCCTCTGTCATCTGGCCATCGGGTCGTTGCAAAGCTTTTATTAGATTCCTTTTCCTCCGCATAGACGCCCTGATATGGAAGAACCGAGTATTCTTGTCCCCCTCCGATAGCCACTCCACCCTCGAACATTGGCGCCACATCAATTCTTCTCGTAAATATAGCTTTATAAGCTTGTCATTAATCTTTATTTCGGCATGAGTAGGAGCCATGCGCAAGGGGTCCCTTTGTAGATTGTCAAGCTCTCTTTTAAGCCTTTTTATTTCACCCCTCACACTTTCAAAAGTAGACGTGCTCCAATCACCTAGGTTTGAAGCTAAATCAGCCAACTTCTTGCGAATTTTCACAATGGTAGGATTCTCGCTGTCTATATTCCATGCCGATCGCACCGCCCTTTTAATATCTGCGTGCGTGTCCCACATCACTTCATACTGAAACTGCTTCTCCCGCCTCTGGTTGTCCGCTGGAACAAGCCTCAAAAGGATGGGAGAGTGATCAGATGTGGCTGCTGTAAGATGCTCTAGCGCGGCCAACGGGAACTGGGCACACCATTCTGCCGACCCAAGCGCCCTCGAGTAGAAGGGTGGTGCAGGTTGGCGGGCAACCTCCTTTTGCCATTTTAGGCCAGCCCTAGCACGGGCCGGGACGCCCACtatatttttttcttttattctgTTTCAGTTTTTTCTTCTTAAAATAATTTGAGATTTCAACGGAACTTCAAATATATCATTAACTTTTGAAAAATTGTTAAAAAAATCCAAAATTCTTCGTGCACTGGAAAAATGTTCGTGATTTTGAAAATATGTTCACATATTCAGATAAATGTCAtgatttttgggttttcttttcctgaaataaaaaatgttcatgaatttgaaaaaaaatgttcgcTTATTCGAAAAAACAATCATGAATTGAGAAacaatgttcatgaatttttgaAACTGTAAACAAAAATAAAAAGTGTTCATGAATTACAACAAAAGTTCATCGATTCAAAACATGTTCACTGATTTTAAAAACATTCATgcatttcagaaaatgttcatcaaaacaaaaaaatgtttcacaaatttcacaaattgtttccaaatttcaaaaaaaattgccgattcgaaaaatgttcatgaattttaaaaaatgttcacgatcTAAAAAAAGATCGCAAATTTGTAAAATTTGTTCATGAGTTACAAAAATGTCCACAAACTGCAAAGATGttcgcaaaaaataaaaataaggagaaaaggaaagaaaagaaataaaaaggaaaagggaaaaataaaaagggaaaggaaacgtaaaataaaaatgaaaaggaaaaattaataagaaagaaaaaggaaggaaAAACGATGGGAAATAAACACTAAAATGGGCAGGCCCAAACTTCAAACACAAAAATGAATGGATAATATTTATATGATATGGATGctttaatttatttattttagatTTCTATTTTATAAATTGCTACGGATGCATAAGTTTGAGAGGATATGTGTGAATACTATTGAAGATGAGAGGATATTCTAGAAATGTGTAAGAACTCAACTACAGAACAAGGACGGCCAGTGAAAATACCTCAGCTTCTTGTTGCTCTAGAATTCAAGTTCAATTTCACGGAGAATGACGTACCATTATACTTTATGTTTTGCCGAGCCCTGCTGTGGTCTCTGGTTTGATAGTTGTACTTGCTAAAAATCGACTCCAAGCAGCATCCCAGTCTTGATATTTGCCCTTTTGGGAGACGATTTGGGATAAGCAAGTCAACCATGTCCTAAAGAAGTAGTAGCAGTGGATGCTTATAAAGGAAGACACAAGCATAAGAGAAAAGTTCTATGGAGCGGGCAAATCCATATATTGGAAGGTGTAGGTCACTCACTCGTGTAAACAAAACGAAAATAGCTCATTTGCAATGCCACTGTCCAAACCGACCACATGATTTAGATCACGGCCTTTTCACACAAAACCTCCGATATATCATAAAAAAGGTTTTACAGTATGGGAATTGGTCTGAATAGTCCCTCCAATTTGAAGTGATCAAGTTGCCATTGGTACCAGCAGCATGGAATTGGTACTACCACCTGCTCTGGCTATAGCTGAGCTCTCCAGTTCTTCTCCATGGGTGATCAATGGACGCCGGAGGCCATTCAAGTATGCTAGCTTCCTATTAGAGAACTACAGGAGCTTTGTCTGGCCATGAATGGATGCATCTGCTGAGGAGATATGGTGCTTTGGAAGGTCATCAGTCTACAAAATACGGGTTGCTTTATGTTTCTAAATTATCCTCACATAAGTTGACATGTCAAATGCATTGCTGAGTGCTGACCTTTGTTGGAGGACATGGCAGCTTCGCTAACAAGGTCACGGAAGTTTTGTAAGACAAGAGGAGGATGTCAAAATGGGTTTGGAGGCGAGATTGAGCTGGGGCAAGGCACGTTCCAGAGAGCACATCTTTACACATGAGGTGAAAAACGAGCATACGTTTTTTGTCACCACTCGAGTGATTGCAATAGATGTATATTTTTTTCTATGAAAAGTGTCATTTCGTGGCAACGCAAACACTCAAACAGTCTCAGTAATAACAAAGAAAAGAAAGTTCTACGTGCGCAAAGCTTGTATAGTCAATAATTTTACGGAATGCATTGTTTACATTGAACAACCTAGAGGTGAAACGAAAGGCTTACTTCTTTGTGCCAAAACTGCCACAAATTTAATTTCTCACAGATTCACTCGTGGAGGTCCATTTCTTCTAGAGAAAACACAAAGCTTGTACCCCCAATGCATTGACGATAGGAAATAATAAATTTACAAGGCTAAAAGTAGTATAACATTACAACTGAACTGAAAGTAGGAGTAAATCATGGTTACTCCAGTCTATATCGAGGCACTGGTCCTCCTAACTTGAAGGGTATCGCTAGCATCTCCCTTGGACTGAAAAATTCCTTTACATGTCCGTTCCATCCACACCTCTCGCGGAAGAATTCCTCTTGGTGGCCCTCCTTCCCACACCCAAGCTCCACATCGCTTGGATGCAAAATCTTGGATTCATCTGGACACAATGTGCAACTGCTTCTAAAGGGGCAAAACGGTTTTTCTGGAGAGGGAGGCGCGGGGGCGGGGGGTCAGCTAGGATCAACCGGGTTGTGTAACATGAACATTAATATTACCACACATATCTGCGTACCTAAGATGGTGCATGTTTCGATGATTATTGTGCTGGAACACCGGACATAGCGTAGCTCGGCGAAGAAGCTCTGCTCGTCGCCGTCATCCTTTAGGCAGGCCAAGAAGTTGAGGTGGTACCAGAGATCTTCCCTGAAGCCAACACAGGCTGCCTTCGCCTCGGTGGTGGGCTGATCAGGGCACCGGAACTCAGCACCCTGCAcacatagacacacacacacatattatTACAAGCATAACCAAGTAAAACAGGACATGTATGCGCTGCAAGAATCGAGATGGATGAAACACTAGCCGGAATTGTACCGGGTGGCTGGAGTTGTAATGTCGGAGGGCCCAGCGCGCGAGATTGCGAATGTGGTAGGCGTCGAATTCTCTGTCATCAAACAGAAAAATCAGGGATCGTTTCATTGATTCAACACAACCAATCAAAGCAAAGAAGTAAAATTTGCATACTCTGGTGTGCGCGGGCCGGGGCGACCCATGTTCTTCAGTCGACGCATGTTGAAGGGAGTGGCATCCAATCCAGCTGCAACTGCCCACTCTCTTGGGATTGCACGCCCGTCGTTACCCGGGAAAGAGAACCAGCCCCCCATGGTGGAGTCGGTTGATCCACCTGCTGCCTTCCTGTGCGTCGTCGGTCGGTGCCGAGATCAATGTAAAAAATAGTGTGGCCCTTCTCCAAATGCTATATCGGTTATAGCATCCTATATTCAAAATAGCGTTGTGAAAAAAAATATGACAAATATATCCCAGAAATTAAGGAGTTCAACATCTAAAATTTGTAGTTACAAGGAGATCAGTCTATTGCTCTAAGCACTGGTTAAACTACAGGAAAAACAGGGGAAACAGGACACGTACACTCAATGGTTAAATTACATGCAATGGTTAAACTAGGGCATGACCTGCAATGGTTAAACTACATCAAAATTTGTAGTTGTACCATGCAATAAACTAAAGGAAACAAACTTGCATCCAAAAAGGGAAGGAAACTAAAGGAAAAGCTACTAGAATGATATTGCATAAACAATCTTGCATAAACCTCCTTAGCTAGTATTATGTTCGGATGGCATGATGCTCCAAAGCAGAGAAGGAAACAAACTTGCATAAAGCACCAAACCATGTTCTACTTCAATCAAGAGAAGGAAACAGACTTCCATAAGGTGAGATATTACAGTAGATTATCCATGGCAGGAGCTCTATTTTGCAGTAAATTGTCTATAGGGAGGTTAAAACGCCGAAATAGCATGCTATTTTTATCGTTGTCAAGATCGATCGCCTAACCAATGGGATCTGTAGATATACATATAGAGAGAGGTACTTCCTAATCGATCGGCAACTCCTAATCGAACTCCTAATCGGATGATTGTTTCTCCTAGTGAGACGGATTGATTTAACAACAAGGGGAACTGATGATGGGAGTACCTCGAAAGGAGGGAGACGGTAGCAGGACAGCCCTGGCGCGATGTTCTGGGAGTCGACGAAGAAGGGgaacggcgatggcggcggcggcggcgacgcgcgTCCCCAGAGTTGGTGGGTGGGAGGAGAttgaggggcggcggcggcggcgacgctaAGGTACGGCACGGCGGGATCCGCCAGGGGTGGAAGGGGAAGAGTAAACAAAGGGAGAAGACGTGGGGAAATACGAAGGAGAACCTGCTCACGCCACCCCCTAAATCTCACCATTCAAGGTTCATCCAAAGCCGTCAGTAAAATTACGACAACCAACCCGTATATCATTAGTATTTCGCATTTAAGTTGGTTCTGCTCACGTCAGCATTAAATGATGAATCCTGCGCTTATCTGAAATCTCCTGCCAACCCACCACGCATATATAGTTAATGCCTCAATCAACCTCTCCTGATTAATAGCCAGATTAACTACTGAACAGCCAGATTAATAACACATATCATATGCAAATGTTGATTTGTCGGCTTGTTTTTCTCTAATTGAGGATCAGACGACTAATTAATCCAAAATACTTTCACTTTGGTTTCTAAACCGGATTTTTAAGCCAAAACTAATTAATCACTTCATTTTTCTCGAATTAAGGACCATACGCCTAATTACATCTGAAATACTTTCACTTCATCTTTTGAACCAAAACATTTTTGAGCCTAAATACATGCACCAATTAAGCGCCTCCTTTTTGCTCTAATTAAGGATCGGACGACTAATACATCTGAAGTACTTCGACTTTTTTTGGAACCGGAACATTTTTTAGCCGAAATACTTGCACTGGTTAATCGCCTCATCTTTATCTAATTAAGAAATAGGTGACTAATACATTCGAAATGCGTTTACTTTGCTTTTTGAACCAAAACATTTTTTAGCCCAAACACCTGCACTAATTAATCATCTCATTTTTGGTGTAATTAAGGTTCAGACGGCTAACACATCCGAAACTTTCACTTTGCTTTTGAAATGAAATGTTTTTGGGCCGGAATACTTACACTAATTAATCACCTCATTTGTTATAGTCATGTGTTGTGTTTTCTTTCTTTAATTGAGCAGCAAGAAAAGTGTCGTCTCACACACACAGTTCTTCTCGTAGTAAAAAAAGCACGTCAGCGCATTTATAGAAGCATTGAAGAACCTGGCCAACTCTCATTACTACGCACAACCAAACTCCTGATCTAACCTGCACTAGAACGTCATCTCCACAGACAGCAAGGCCGTATACACGGCGTATTAGCCATCAAAGTTCCTTTACTGATTTTATAAATGAAATTCGACTACCTTAACCACACATCTTAAAGACATCCTGCACCGTCAAGATACAAGGGGCGCGCGCCGCCCAGAGCCAAAAGTGCGCTTCCAGACGTGCTGCTAGGATGACTCTCCTGATGATAAGATATATATTTTGTTATTTTACTAGGAAAAGCACCCCCTTGGTAGTACAATTCTTTAGCGTAGGGATTGCATAATAAAGATCAAAGATGATAATTAATTTATTAGTGTGCGGATATAATAGTTTACAGGTCTTTTTCTAAAAGCAACTCTAGCAGATCCTTATACTCAGGAACCGTAAACGTGGCATAAGAACTGCGAAAGCCGAGATTTGAGGGGCCATTTCTGCTGCGGCCGAACAGACACCGTATTTGAAACCGTAAATTTCAAAAGAAAGCATTCACGGGTGAAATTGAAGAACAGTCCATTCAACATAGTTAGATCATGGCTACATAGGTCGATCGTCGCTACAtttagggcctcttt
The Aegilops tauschii subsp. strangulata cultivar AL8/78 chromosome 3, Aet v6.0, whole genome shotgun sequence genome window above contains:
- the LOC109769366 gene encoding uncharacterized protein; the protein is MGGWFSFPGNDGRAIPREWAVAAGLDATPFNMRRLKNMGRPGPRTPEEFDAYHIRNLARWALRHYNSSHPGAEFRCPDQPTTEAKAACVGFREDLWYHLNFLACLKDDGDEQSFFAELRYVRCSSTIIIETCTILEKPFCPFRSSCTLCPDESKILHPSDVELGCGKEGHQEEFFRERCGWNGHVKEFFSPREMLAIPFKLGGPVPRYRLE